Proteins from a single region of Streptomyces spinoverrucosus:
- a CDS encoding ABC transporter permease → MTTTTATTPAPTSALNASRTAATAARVLRQLRHDPRTIALMILIPCLMLILLRYVFDGSPRTFDNIGASLLGIFPLITMFLVTSIATLRERTSGTLERLLAMPLGKGDVIAGYALAFGTLAIIQSALATGLALWLLGLDVTGSPWLLLLVALLDALLGTALGLFVSAFAASEFQAVQFMPAVIFPQLLLCGLFTPRDNMHPVLEAISNVLPMSYAVDGMNEVLKHTDMTANFIRDALIVAGCALLVLTLGAATLRRRTA, encoded by the coding sequence ATGACCACGACGACGGCGACGACCCCCGCCCCCACCAGCGCCCTCAACGCATCCCGCACCGCCGCGACCGCCGCGCGGGTCCTGCGCCAACTCCGCCACGACCCGCGCACCATCGCGCTGATGATCCTCATCCCCTGCCTGATGCTGATCCTGCTGCGCTACGTCTTCGACGGCAGCCCGCGCACCTTCGACAACATCGGCGCGTCCCTGCTGGGCATCTTCCCGCTGATCACGATGTTCCTGGTGACCTCCATCGCCACCCTGCGCGAACGCACCTCGGGCACCCTCGAACGCCTCCTCGCCATGCCCCTCGGCAAGGGCGACGTCATCGCCGGCTACGCCCTCGCCTTCGGCACACTCGCGATCATCCAGTCCGCCCTCGCCACAGGTCTCGCCCTCTGGCTCCTCGGCCTCGACGTCACCGGCTCCCCCTGGCTGCTCCTGCTGGTGGCCCTGCTCGACGCGCTCCTCGGCACAGCCCTCGGTCTCTTCGTCTCTGCCTTCGCGGCCTCGGAATTCCAGGCGGTGCAGTTCATGCCGGCAGTGATCTTCCCCCAGCTCCTCCTCTGCGGCCTCTTCACCCCGCGCGACAACATGCACCCCGTGCTCGAAGCCATCTCCAACGTCCTCCCCATGTCCTACGCCGTCGACGGCATGAACGAAGTCCTCAAGCACACCGACATGACGGCCAACTTCATCCGCGACGCCCTGATCGTCGCGGGCTGCGCCCTCCTGGTCCTCACCCTCGGCGCGGCGACGCTACGACGCCGAACCGCATGA
- a CDS encoding ABC transporter ATP-binding protein, translating to MMNYAAGPPDTGRQTGTGTTQTAAIRAEGLTVVRGPRTVLRALNFTVPRGQITGLLGPSGCGKSTLMRAIVGTQAKVTGTLDVLGHPAGHRTLRTRIGYVTQAPSVYDDLTIRQNLDYFAAILDPGRTAADRRRDVDRALTDVDLTSHADALAGNLSGGQRSRVSLAVALLGTPELLVLDEPTVGLDPVLRRDLWNLFHAIAADRGATLLISSHVMDEAERCHRLLLMREGEILADDTPDALRASTGAETVEAAFLHLVDEASAAARTKETTR from the coding sequence ATGATGAATTATGCCGCCGGCCCACCCGACACGGGCAGGCAAACCGGAACCGGAACCACCCAGACCGCCGCCATCCGTGCCGAGGGCCTCACCGTCGTCCGCGGCCCCCGCACAGTCCTGCGCGCACTGAACTTCACCGTCCCGCGCGGCCAGATCACCGGCCTCCTCGGCCCCTCCGGCTGCGGCAAGTCCACCCTCATGCGCGCCATCGTCGGCACCCAGGCCAAAGTCACCGGCACCCTCGACGTCCTCGGCCACCCCGCCGGCCACCGCACCCTGCGCACGCGCATCGGCTACGTCACCCAGGCCCCCTCCGTCTACGACGACCTCACCATCCGCCAGAACCTCGACTACTTCGCCGCGATACTCGACCCCGGCCGCACCGCCGCCGACCGCCGCCGCGACGTCGACCGCGCCCTCACCGACGTCGACCTCACCAGTCACGCCGACGCCCTCGCGGGCAACCTCTCCGGCGGCCAGCGCAGCCGTGTCTCCCTCGCCGTCGCCCTCCTCGGCACCCCCGAACTCCTGGTTCTCGACGAACCCACCGTCGGCCTCGACCCCGTCCTCCGCCGAGACCTGTGGAACCTCTTCCACGCCATCGCCGCCGACCGCGGCGCCACCCTCCTCATCTCCTCCCACGTCATGGACGAGGCCGAGCGCTGCCACCGCCTCCTCCTGATGCGCGAGGGCGAAATCCTCGCCGACGACACCCCGGACGCCCTGCGCGCCTCGACCGGCGCCGAGACGGTCGAGGCCGCGTTCCTGCACCTCGTGGACGAGGCGAGCGCCGCGGCCCGCACCAAGGAGACGACCCGATGA
- a CDS encoding class I SAM-dependent methyltransferase, translating into MPTSTTPPPHPPSHSSRAHSFNAVAAQYAANRPSYPPALFDTIEELAGRPLAGARVVDVGAGTGIATALLHGRGADVVAVEPGDGMSAHFHRTRPGIPIVRGDGNALPLVDACADFITYAQAWHWTDPNRALLEAFRVLRPGGALALWWNRDAEGVPWLEAQAERIKRHYGDPLAVQPDTPDSGTDSSERAVPAPDYARRAVRWSRRVPLDTHLANLGSHSILLVNGTERSAAFLAEERRHLLQVFPDGLVEEVYDVELLLAMAP; encoded by the coding sequence GTGCCCACCTCAACGACGCCCCCGCCGCATCCCCCCTCCCACTCCTCCCGCGCTCACTCCTTCAACGCCGTCGCAGCCCAGTACGCCGCGAACCGCCCCTCCTATCCGCCCGCCCTCTTCGACACCATCGAGGAACTGGCCGGGCGGCCCCTCGCCGGTGCGCGGGTGGTGGACGTCGGTGCCGGTACGGGCATAGCCACCGCCCTGCTGCACGGCCGGGGCGCCGACGTGGTGGCGGTCGAGCCCGGGGACGGCATGTCCGCCCACTTCCACCGCACCCGCCCCGGCATCCCGATCGTCCGCGGCGACGGCAACGCCCTCCCGCTCGTCGACGCCTGCGCGGACTTCATCACCTACGCACAGGCCTGGCACTGGACCGACCCCAACCGCGCGCTCCTGGAGGCCTTCCGCGTGCTACGGCCGGGCGGCGCACTGGCACTGTGGTGGAACCGCGACGCGGAGGGCGTCCCCTGGCTCGAAGCCCAGGCGGAACGAATCAAGCGGCACTACGGCGACCCACTCGCGGTCCAGCCGGACACCCCGGACTCCGGCACGGACTCCTCCGAGCGCGCTGTCCCGGCCCCGGACTACGCCCGCCGAGCCGTCCGCTGGAGCCGCCGCGTCCCGCTCGACACCCACCTCGCCAACCTCGGCAGCCACTCGATCCTGCTGGTCAACGGCACGGAACGCAGCGCCGCCTTCCTCGCCGAGGAGCGACGCCATCTCCTCCAGGTCTTCCCCGACGGCCTCGTCGAAGAGGTCTACGACGTGGAACTCCTGCTCGCCATGGCCCCCTGA
- a CDS encoding EamA/RhaT family transporter: protein MSDNQNGTPDLPTGGGPRPEPLRFFGTTWVDHDHGYTARRIAASVGSLAAAAAACLLLRFAYEGIQLAQTGSFVPLLVVVMFAVCSSLAFRHTWEGFTKRPDPDRQSSLRGLLAVGFVGSLLAYFFRSLIEAPGEKLHREEYETALQDHKKRTTRRTGNPAKRRRRT, encoded by the coding sequence GTGAGCGACAACCAGAACGGCACCCCGGACCTGCCCACGGGCGGCGGGCCCCGCCCCGAACCTCTCCGCTTCTTCGGCACCACCTGGGTCGACCACGACCACGGCTACACCGCCCGCCGCATCGCCGCGTCCGTCGGCTCCCTGGCCGCGGCCGCCGCCGCCTGCCTGCTGCTCCGCTTCGCCTACGAGGGCATCCAGCTCGCCCAGACGGGCAGCTTCGTCCCGCTTCTGGTCGTCGTCATGTTCGCGGTCTGCAGCTCCCTCGCCTTCCGGCACACCTGGGAGGGCTTCACCAAGCGCCCCGACCCCGACCGCCAGTCCTCCCTCCGAGGCCTCCTCGCCGTCGGCTTCGTCGGCTCCCTCCTCGCCTACTTCTTCCGCTCCCTCATCGAGGCCCCCGGCGAAAAACTCCACCGCGAGGAGTACGAAACGGCCCTCCAGGACCACAAGAAACGCACCACCCGCCGCACCGGCAACCCGGCCAAGAGACGCCGCCGCACCTGA
- a CDS encoding SH3 domain-containing protein, whose protein sequence is MNATAETVPTEAAAEAETLSATAAAAPRVRAYPVAPGVRLNVRSGPGTDYRIVRVLPEGATVPIYCQRPGDTVTGPYGTTDIWDCIANSQYVSDAYVRTGSDGYVAPRCS, encoded by the coding sequence CTGAACGCCACGGCGGAAACCGTGCCGACGGAGGCCGCGGCCGAGGCGGAGACGCTCAGTGCCACGGCGGCCGCCGCGCCGCGAGTCCGCGCCTACCCGGTCGCCCCCGGCGTCCGGCTCAACGTCCGCAGCGGCCCCGGCACCGACTACCGCATCGTCCGCGTCCTGCCCGAGGGCGCCACCGTCCCGATCTACTGCCAGCGTCCCGGCGACACCGTCACCGGCCCCTACGGCACCACCGACATCTGGGACTGCATCGCCAACTCCCAGTACGTCTCCGACGCCTACGTCAGGACCGGCAGCGACGGCTATGTCGCCCCGCGCTGCTCCTGA
- a CDS encoding protein kinase domain-containing protein, translated as MPPWRNTDTDAEAESQRYAGQYLLEAQLGSGGMGVVHLARSASGLRLAVKVVHAEFAQDPEFRGRFRQEVGAARRVSGAFTAPVVDADPDAGRPWMATLFIPGPTLSEYVKRNGALPAARLRQLMAGLAEALRDIHRAGVVHRDLKPSNVLLAEDGPKVIDFGISRPSDSELRTETGKLIGTPPFMAPEQFRRPRDVGPAADVFALGSVIVHAATGSGPFDSDSPYLVAYQVVHEEADLTGVPQELVPLVARCLAKEPEDRPTPDELMAELRSLSASYDTQAFIPEQRTGEQSFEPVGERLGEPAGKPATGDQPTHRRRVPAAPAAGGTDAAASNVPPKSRPQRRQRWLAVAAGAAVLALGAGGLVLAGTGGTAAPAGQEQAQRFRAWDVELSARGVEASGMPQCAYGGGTLYCTRPGVLAAAVDSLDGAVKWARAGSKERADGNVQPPVLAGGLLHVVSEGGRRLVVLDPATGGTRWTHDIARYDGRIAHVGGVVLLTGPDSTVTALDAATGERKWRHKVAGLTQPVFQSYGGRAAYAVNADGAGTSVTAVDPETGAVRWQRRLAGALSLVGARDGVLWFTSTSAAYADTDAVVRYDATHGDQRRIALRFPVAGAQAVVAQETVYLLGADGALTAVDTGTSEQRWRLETSVSFPSAPVVSGKRLYFSAGDGRLVAVDAVKGALAGQTDARPGAARGAVVSGLPLPVAADGKVFAGAPDGVLFAVDGGRVAGW; from the coding sequence ATGCCGCCATGGCGCAACACCGATACGGATGCGGAAGCGGAATCGCAGCGGTACGCCGGACAGTATCTGCTGGAGGCGCAGCTCGGGTCCGGCGGCATGGGCGTGGTCCATCTGGCGCGGTCGGCCTCGGGACTGCGGCTTGCCGTGAAGGTCGTGCACGCGGAGTTCGCGCAAGACCCCGAGTTCCGGGGGCGGTTCCGGCAGGAGGTCGGGGCGGCCCGGCGGGTCAGCGGTGCGTTCACCGCGCCCGTCGTCGACGCCGATCCGGATGCCGGGCGGCCGTGGATGGCGACGCTGTTCATCCCCGGGCCGACCCTCTCCGAGTACGTGAAGCGGAACGGTGCCCTGCCTGCTGCCCGGCTGCGGCAGTTGATGGCGGGGCTGGCGGAGGCGTTGCGGGACATCCATCGGGCCGGGGTGGTGCACCGTGACCTCAAGCCCAGCAATGTGCTGCTCGCCGAGGACGGACCGAAGGTCATCGACTTCGGCATTTCCCGGCCCTCGGACAGCGAACTGCGCACCGAGACCGGCAAGCTGATCGGCACGCCGCCGTTCATGGCGCCGGAGCAGTTCCGCAGGCCGCGGGATGTCGGGCCGGCCGCCGACGTGTTCGCGCTCGGTTCGGTCATCGTGCACGCTGCGACGGGCAGCGGGCCGTTCGACTCCGACAGCCCGTACCTGGTGGCGTATCAGGTCGTCCATGAAGAGGCGGACTTGACAGGCGTGCCGCAGGAACTCGTGCCGCTTGTCGCCCGTTGTCTGGCCAAGGAGCCGGAGGACCGACCCACCCCGGACGAGCTGATGGCGGAGCTGCGGTCGCTGTCGGCGTCGTACGACACCCAGGCCTTCATCCCCGAACAGCGCACGGGCGAGCAGTCGTTCGAACCCGTCGGCGAGCGTCTTGGCGAGCCCGCCGGCAAGCCCGCGACCGGCGACCAGCCCACCCACCGGCGCCGGGTGCCCGCCGCCCCGGCCGCCGGAGGGACGGACGCGGCCGCCTCAAACGTACCGCCGAAGAGCCGGCCCCAGCGGCGGCAACGGTGGTTGGCGGTCGCCGCGGGGGCGGCCGTGCTCGCGCTCGGGGCCGGGGGCCTCGTGCTGGCCGGGACCGGTGGGACCGCGGCGCCCGCCGGGCAGGAGCAGGCCCAGCGGTTCCGGGCCTGGGACGTCGAGCTGAGCGCGCGAGGCGTCGAGGCGAGCGGGATGCCGCAGTGCGCGTACGGGGGCGGCACGCTGTACTGCACGCGCCCGGGTGTTCTGGCCGCCGCCGTCGATTCCCTCGACGGGGCGGTGAAGTGGGCGCGGGCGGGCTCGAAGGAGCGCGCGGACGGAAACGTTCAGCCGCCCGTGCTCGCGGGCGGCCTGCTGCACGTCGTCTCCGAGGGCGGCCGGCGTCTCGTCGTGCTCGACCCGGCGACCGGCGGGACCCGCTGGACCCACGACATCGCCCGCTACGACGGCCGGATCGCGCACGTCGGCGGGGTCGTCCTGCTCACCGGCCCCGACTCCACGGTCACCGCGCTGGACGCGGCCACCGGCGAACGGAAGTGGCGGCACAAGGTCGCCGGGCTCACCCAGCCGGTGTTCCAGTCGTACGGCGGGCGGGCCGCGTACGCCGTGAACGCGGACGGCGCCGGGACGAGCGTCACCGCCGTGGACCCGGAGACCGGTGCCGTGCGGTGGCAGCGGCGGCTGGCGGGGGCGCTGAGTCTGGTGGGCGCGCGGGACGGCGTGCTGTGGTTCACGTCGACGTCCGCGGCGTACGCGGACACGGACGCCGTCGTGCGGTACGACGCCACGCACGGCGACCAGCGCCGGATCGCCCTGCGCTTCCCGGTGGCGGGGGCGCAGGCGGTCGTGGCGCAGGAGACGGTGTATCTGCTGGGGGCCGACGGTGCGCTGACGGCGGTGGACACCGGGACGTCGGAGCAGCGGTGGCGGCTGGAGACGTCCGTCAGTTTCCCGTCGGCGCCGGTCGTGTCCGGGAAACGGCTGTACTTCAGCGCCGGGGACGGGCGCCTCGTCGCCGTCGACGCCGTGAAGGGGGCGCTGGCGGGGCAGACGGACGCGCGGCCGGGGGCGGCCCGGGGGGCGGTGGTGTCGGGGCTGCCGTTGCCGGTGGCGGCGGACGGGAAGGTGTTCGCGGGGGCGCCGGACGGGGTGTTGTTCGCGGTGGACGGGGGCCGTGTGGCGGGGTGGTGA
- the ilvD gene encoding dihydroxy-acid dehydratase, with protein MPELRSRTVTHGRNMAGARALMRASGVPGADIGRKPIIAVANSFTEFVPGHTHLQPVGRIVSEAIKEAGGIPREFNTIAVDDGIAMGHGGMLYSLPSRDLIADSVEYMVEAHCADALVCISNCDKITPGMLNAALRLNIPTVFVSGGPMESGRATLVDGTVRTLDLVDAISDAVNDKISDEDILRIEENACPTCGSCSGMFTANSMNCLTEAIGLSLPGNGSVLATHTARKQLYVDAARTVMDLTRRYYEQDDDTVLPRSIATFAAFENAMALDIAMGGSTNTILHLLAAAQEAEVPFGLEQIDAVSRRVPCLAKVAPNVAKDRTYYMEDVHRAGGIPALLGELHRGGLLNEDVHAVHSPSLADWLKTWDVRGGSPSAEAVELWHAAPGCVRSAEAFSQSERWEALDEDAEGGCIRSVEHAYSQDGGLAVLKGNLAVDGCVVKTAGVDESIWTFEGPAVVCESQEEAVEKILNKQVTDGDVVVIRYEGPKGGPGMQEMLYPTSFLKGRGLGKTCALITDGRFSGGTSGLSIGHASPEAASGGTIALVEDGDRIRIDIPNRSIELLVDDAELARREEALNGAYAPKNRDRKVSAALRAYAAMATSADKGAVRDVSKLG; from the coding sequence ATGCCCGAGCTGAGGTCCCGCACAGTCACCCACGGCCGCAACATGGCGGGCGCCCGCGCCCTTATGCGCGCCTCCGGTGTACCCGGTGCGGACATCGGCCGGAAGCCGATCATCGCGGTGGCGAACTCCTTCACCGAGTTCGTGCCCGGTCACACCCACCTCCAGCCCGTCGGCCGGATCGTCAGCGAGGCGATCAAGGAGGCCGGGGGCATCCCGCGCGAGTTCAACACCATCGCCGTCGACGACGGCATCGCGATGGGCCACGGCGGCATGCTGTACAGCCTGCCCTCCCGCGACCTGATCGCGGACAGCGTGGAGTACATGGTCGAGGCCCACTGCGCCGACGCCCTGGTCTGCATCTCCAACTGCGACAAGATCACCCCGGGCATGCTGAACGCAGCGCTCCGCCTCAACATCCCCACGGTCTTCGTCTCCGGCGGCCCGATGGAGTCCGGCCGCGCCACGCTCGTCGACGGCACGGTCCGCACGCTCGACCTGGTCGACGCGATCTCCGACGCCGTGAACGACAAGATCTCGGACGAGGACATCCTCCGTATCGAGGAGAACGCCTGTCCGACCTGCGGCTCCTGCTCCGGCATGTTCACCGCCAACTCGATGAACTGCCTGACCGAGGCCATCGGCCTCTCCCTGCCCGGCAACGGCTCGGTCCTCGCCACCCACACCGCGCGCAAGCAGCTCTACGTCGACGCCGCCCGCACGGTCATGGACCTCACCCGGCGCTACTACGAGCAGGACGACGACACGGTCCTGCCCCGCTCCATCGCCACCTTCGCGGCCTTCGAGAACGCGATGGCCCTGGACATCGCGATGGGCGGCTCCACCAACACGATCCTGCACCTGCTGGCCGCCGCCCAGGAGGCCGAGGTGCCCTTCGGACTGGAGCAGATCGACGCCGTCTCGCGCCGCGTGCCGTGCCTGGCGAAGGTCGCGCCCAACGTCGCCAAGGACCGCACGTACTACATGGAGGACGTGCACCGCGCCGGCGGCATCCCCGCCCTGCTCGGCGAACTGCACCGCGGTGGCCTGCTCAACGAGGACGTGCACGCCGTCCACAGCCCCTCGCTCGCCGACTGGCTGAAGACCTGGGACGTCCGCGGCGGCTCGCCCTCCGCCGAGGCGGTGGAACTGTGGCACGCGGCCCCCGGCTGCGTCCGCTCCGCCGAGGCCTTCTCCCAGTCCGAGCGCTGGGAGGCGCTGGACGAGGACGCCGAGGGCGGCTGCATCCGCTCGGTCGAACACGCGTACTCGCAGGACGGTGGCCTGGCGGTTCTCAAGGGCAACCTCGCCGTCGACGGCTGCGTGGTGAAGACGGCCGGTGTCGACGAGTCGATCTGGACCTTCGAGGGCCCGGCGGTCGTCTGCGAGTCGCAGGAGGAGGCCGTCGAGAAGATCCTCAACAAACAGGTGACGGACGGCGACGTCGTCGTCATCCGCTACGAGGGCCCCAAGGGCGGCCCCGGTATGCAGGAGATGCTCTACCCGACGTCCTTCCTCAAGGGCCGTGGCCTCGGCAAGACCTGCGCGCTGATCACCGACGGCCGTTTCTCCGGCGGCACGTCGGGTCTGTCGATCGGCCACGCGTCCCCCGAGGCGGCATCCGGCGGCACCATCGCGCTCGTCGAGGACGGCGACCGCATCCGCATCGACATCCCGAACCGCTCGATCGAGCTGCTCGTCGACGATGCGGAACTGGCGCGCCGGGAGGAAGCGTTGAACGGGGCGTACGCCCCGAAGAACCGCGACCGCAAGGTGTCCGCCGCGCTGCGCGCGTACGCGGCGATGGCGACCAGCGCGGACAAGGGCGCGGTGCGGGACGTCAGCAAGCTGGGCTGA
- a CDS encoding TetR/AcrR family transcriptional regulator gives MTGATARRRGRPPRTESADTRDRILAAAREEFSERGYEKTSVRGIAKAAGVDSALVHHYFGTKEQVFQEALEAVFTPALKAPDVIFEGPAEEVGERFARFLFGIWENPVTRTPLLAVVRSAVTNEVAAAVFRRLVAAQLLRRVASRLGLPDAELRAELAAAQLVGVAIMRYVIKLEPLASADVEVIIRRVAPVVQGHLTGP, from the coding sequence ATGACCGGCGCGACCGCCCGCAGGCGCGGCAGACCCCCTCGTACGGAGTCCGCCGACACCCGCGACCGCATCCTCGCCGCGGCCCGCGAGGAGTTCTCCGAGCGGGGCTACGAGAAGACGTCCGTACGCGGCATCGCCAAGGCGGCGGGCGTGGACTCGGCGCTGGTGCACCACTACTTCGGCACCAAGGAACAGGTCTTCCAGGAGGCGCTGGAGGCGGTCTTCACGCCCGCGCTGAAGGCACCGGACGTGATCTTCGAAGGGCCGGCCGAGGAGGTCGGCGAGCGGTTCGCCCGGTTCCTGTTCGGCATCTGGGAGAACCCGGTCACCCGGACCCCGCTGCTCGCCGTCGTCCGCTCCGCCGTGACCAACGAGGTGGCCGCGGCCGTCTTCCGCCGCCTCGTCGCCGCCCAGCTGCTGCGCCGGGTCGCCTCGCGGCTCGGGCTGCCCGACGCCGAGCTGCGTGCCGAGCTCGCGGCCGCCCAGCTGGTCGGGGTGGCGATCATGCGGTACGTGATCAAGTTGGAGCCGCTGGCCTCGGCCGACGTGGAAGTGATCATCAGGCGCGTCGCACCGGTCGTACAGGGACACCTGACCGGGCCCTGA
- a CDS encoding sugar phosphate isomerase/epimerase family protein: MANPVVRVPDAKVALSTASVYPESTATAFEIAARLGYDGVEVMVWNEPVSQDIEALRRLSDFHQIPILAVHAPCLLITQRVWSTDPWVKLQRARAAAEKLGATTVVVHPPFRWQRQYARDFVAGIWRMANETDVRFAVENMYPWRYRDREMLAYAPDWDVTKDDYRHFTIDLSHTATARTDALQMIDRMGDRLGHVHLADGGGSGKDEHLVPGRGTQPCAELLERLALSGFDGHVVIEVNTRRAMSSAEREADLAEALAFTRLHLASAVKVPRR, from the coding sequence GTGGCAAACCCAGTCGTACGCGTCCCGGATGCGAAGGTCGCCCTCTCGACGGCCTCCGTCTATCCGGAGTCGACGGCGACGGCCTTCGAGATCGCCGCACGCCTCGGGTACGACGGCGTCGAGGTCATGGTGTGGAACGAACCCGTCAGCCAGGACATCGAGGCCCTGCGCCGGCTCAGCGACTTCCACCAGATCCCGATCCTCGCCGTACACGCTCCCTGCCTGCTCATCACGCAGCGCGTCTGGTCCACCGACCCCTGGGTCAAGCTCCAGCGCGCCCGGGCGGCCGCCGAGAAGCTCGGCGCGACCACGGTCGTCGTCCACCCTCCGTTCCGCTGGCAGCGCCAGTACGCGCGCGACTTCGTCGCCGGGATCTGGCGGATGGCGAACGAGACGGATGTGCGGTTCGCCGTCGAGAACATGTACCCCTGGCGCTACCGCGACCGCGAGATGCTCGCGTACGCCCCCGACTGGGACGTCACCAAGGACGACTACCGGCACTTCACGATCGATCTCAGCCACACCGCGACCGCCCGCACCGACGCCCTGCAGATGATCGACCGCATGGGCGACCGCCTCGGCCACGTCCACCTCGCCGACGGCGGCGGCTCCGGCAAGGACGAGCACCTGGTCCCCGGACGCGGCACCCAGCCCTGCGCCGAGCTGCTGGAACGTCTCGCCCTGAGCGGATTCGACGGCCATGTCGTCATCGAGGTCAACACCCGCCGCGCCATGTCCAGCGCCGAGCGCGAGGCCGACCTCGCCGAGGCCCTGGCCTTCACCCGGCTGCACCTGGCCTCCGCCGTGAAGGTGCCCCGGCGATGA
- a CDS encoding Ppx/GppA phosphatase family protein, with translation MRLGVLDVGSNTVHLLVVDAHPGARPLPAHSHKAELRLAQLLDEAGAIGPEGVDKLIAVIHDALQAAEDKGVEELLPFATSAVREATNADDVLARVQQETGVALQVVTGPEEARLTFLAARRWFGWSAGKLLVLDIGGGSLEIAYGIDEEPDAAVSLPLGAGRLTSGWLPGDPPATDDIRALRRHVRAEIARTVGEFTRFGAPDHVVATSKTFKQLARISGAARSAEGLYVQRELKRQSLEAWVPRLSGMTAEERADLPGVSEARAGQLLAGALVAEAAMDLFGVETLEICPWALREGIILRRLDHMGSDDDLVGRT, from the coding sequence ATGAGACTCGGTGTCCTCGATGTGGGAAGCAACACGGTGCATCTGCTGGTGGTGGACGCACACCCCGGCGCGCGCCCGCTGCCCGCGCACTCGCACAAGGCAGAACTGCGCCTCGCTCAACTCCTCGACGAGGCCGGTGCCATCGGCCCCGAGGGGGTCGACAAGCTGATCGCCGTCATCCATGACGCGCTCCAGGCCGCCGAGGACAAGGGCGTCGAGGAACTCCTGCCGTTCGCCACCTCCGCCGTGCGCGAGGCCACCAACGCCGACGACGTCCTCGCGCGCGTGCAGCAAGAAACCGGTGTCGCCCTCCAGGTCGTCACCGGCCCCGAGGAGGCCCGGCTCACCTTCCTCGCCGCCCGCCGCTGGTTCGGCTGGTCGGCGGGCAAGCTGCTCGTCCTGGACATCGGCGGCGGCTCCCTGGAGATCGCCTACGGCATCGACGAGGAACCCGACGCGGCCGTCTCACTGCCGCTCGGCGCCGGCCGGCTCACCTCCGGCTGGCTGCCCGGCGACCCGCCCGCCACCGACGACATACGAGCCCTGCGCCGCCATGTCCGCGCCGAGATCGCGCGCACGGTGGGCGAGTTCACCCGCTTCGGCGCCCCCGACCACGTGGTCGCCACCTCCAAGACCTTCAAGCAGCTCGCCCGCATCAGCGGCGCCGCCCGCTCCGCCGAGGGCCTCTACGTCCAGCGCGAACTCAAGCGGCAGTCCCTGGAGGCCTGGGTCCCCCGACTCTCCGGCATGACCGCGGAGGAACGCGCCGACCTCCCCGGCGTCTCGGAGGCCCGCGCGGGCCAGCTCCTCGCGGGCGCGCTGGTCGCGGAGGCGGCGATGGACCTGTTCGGGGTGGAGACGCTGGAGATCTGCCCGTGGGCATTGCGGGAGGGGATCATTTTGCGTCGTCTGGATCACATGGGTTCGGACGACGATCTCGTGGGGCGGACTTGA